A single genomic interval of Candidatus Babeliales bacterium harbors:
- a CDS encoding 1-acyl-sn-glycerol-3-phosphate acyltransferase yields MNRLCLWIKTALFYSVGFLISLFFSLLMLPFTFLPEKTRRDNRFYFWLGKIWSVGLIKLSFIRYRIKNLENLPTYPHEPAIILINHSSALDIPLVEVLLQGYPHIWLSKQEYNKIPLLGILLRRMHLLIDRNDPSKQLKLIKQACALAKENARHLVLFPEGTRHEDGQIHDFFEGFATFAQHLKRPVIPVVVAGLNKICPKHSLMIDSSKCLVKISVGKPMYADGKTRQEFVNEVRGWFVREMAKFNA; encoded by the coding sequence ATGAACAGGTTGTGCCTTTGGATTAAGACAGCACTATTTTACAGCGTTGGCTTTCTTATTTCTCTTTTCTTTTCTTTGCTGATGTTGCCGTTTACGTTTTTACCCGAAAAAACACGGCGTGATAATCGTTTTTATTTTTGGCTTGGTAAAATCTGGTCAGTTGGTCTGATCAAGCTTTCTTTTATTCGTTATCGCATAAAAAATCTTGAAAATCTTCCAACGTATCCACATGAGCCAGCCATCATTTTAATTAATCATTCATCAGCGCTGGACATTCCCCTGGTTGAAGTTTTGTTGCAGGGCTATCCACATATTTGGTTGAGCAAGCAGGAGTACAACAAAATTCCACTGCTGGGTATTTTGTTGCGTCGCATGCATTTGTTAATTGATCGCAATGATCCGTCAAAGCAACTTAAATTGATTAAGCAAGCCTGTGCATTGGCAAAAGAAAACGCACGTCATCTGGTTTTATTTCCTGAAGGAACGCGCCACGAAGATGGTCAAATTCACGATTTTTTTGAAGGCTTTGCAACCTTTGCGCAGCATCTTAAACGTCCGGTAATTCCCGTTGTTGTTGCCGGATTAAACAAAATCTGCCCCAAGCATAGTTTAATGATTGATTCTTCTAAATGTCTGGTTAAAATTAGTGTAGGCAAACCTATGTATGCTGATGGTAAAACGAGACAGGAATTTGTTAATGAAGTACGGGGGTGGTTTGTAAGGGAAATGGCTAAGTTTAACGCGTAA
- a CDS encoding VWA domain-containing protein, whose translation MFLKFAYPELFFIFIPILLLALAYRLVLYRAPRYMFPLAATLGASGVLKSTRYKHILMGLRLLALSGLLLMIARPQWIDEQSFINVKGVDIVLAIDVSGSMQLFDDMHDRRSRIQVAKQEAINFIEKRTNDPISVVIFARDALSRSPLTLDKKFLKDIVGSLELGVIDPNGTFLGTGLATAVSRLKNSAAKSKIVILLTDGAPTVPEKVDPETAIELAKQFDVKVYTIGIGNQQGGFIEHPFFGIQRAGADLNVALLQKIAQETKGRFFVANNPRDMRTIYDTIDQLERTEHKTDMFHNYYEAFLSFIWAVLLLFGIELLLRFFVWRGV comes from the coding sequence ATGTTTTTAAAATTTGCATATCCAGAGCTCTTTTTTATTTTTATACCAATTTTATTATTAGCGTTAGCGTATCGCTTGGTGCTCTATCGAGCCCCGCGTTACATGTTTCCTTTGGCAGCAACGCTGGGCGCAAGTGGTGTTTTAAAAAGCACGCGCTATAAACACATTCTTATGGGCCTACGCCTTTTGGCACTGTCTGGTCTGCTGCTCATGATTGCACGGCCGCAGTGGATTGACGAGCAGTCGTTTATTAATGTCAAAGGCGTTGATATTGTTTTGGCAATAGACGTTTCGGGCAGTATGCAGCTTTTTGACGATATGCACGACCGTCGCTCGCGCATTCAGGTGGCCAAACAAGAAGCTATCAATTTTATTGAAAAACGAACTAACGATCCCATCAGTGTGGTTATTTTTGCACGTGATGCGCTTTCGCGCTCGCCGCTAACGCTGGACAAGAAATTTTTAAAAGATATTGTTGGCAGCCTTGAGCTGGGCGTTATCGACCCCAACGGTACCTTTTTAGGTACGGGTTTGGCAACAGCGGTAAGTCGATTAAAAAACTCTGCAGCCAAAAGTAAAATTGTTATCTTGCTAACCGACGGCGCACCAACGGTGCCAGAAAAAGTTGATCCAGAAACAGCCATAGAGTTGGCAAAGCAATTTGATGTGAAAGTTTATACCATTGGTATTGGCAACCAGCAGGGTGGGTTTATTGAGCATCCATTTTTTGGCATTCAGCGCGCAGGGGCCGACTTGAATGTTGCGTTGCTGCAAAAAATTGCGCAAGAAACCAAAGGACGTTTTTTTGTTGCCAACAACCCGCGCGACATGCGTACCATTTACGATACCATTGATCAGCTTGAACGCACTGAGCATAAAACCGATATGTTCCACAACTATTACGAAGCCTTTTTGAGCTTCATTTGGGCAGTACTCTTGTTGTTTGGTATAGAATTATTGTTGCGATTTTTTGTATGGCGTGGTGTATAA
- a CDS encoding VWA domain-containing protein, which translates to MTDLFGIHWAGADKLLYAPVFVLFIFLVIRNYVRIRRSANVLVHSANRKTVFANYSGRKQLIKTLSLCTALVLLFLALLQPQWGKKEHTVVQEGRDLLMVLDVSRSMLAQDFKPSRLEFAKLKVRNLLAKLNFERVGLILFSGSAFMQCPLTIDHAAFLMFLDHVDAEVISSGTTAIDVALQKAMEVYAKSTGRKNKNVLLVTDGEDFSTNLAGVKSKALEQNIRVFALGVGSTEGAPIPIIDAHGNQVGHEKDEKGGIALSALNEKLLQQICMQLHGSYVKASYDDSDIDGIARQIQQLEKEKFMDQKISQYEDQYPWLLAGAWLLFLLEWLI; encoded by the coding sequence ATGACAGATCTATTTGGCATTCACTGGGCAGGGGCCGACAAGTTACTGTACGCGCCCGTTTTTGTGCTCTTCATTTTTCTGGTGATTCGAAATTATGTACGCATTCGTCGCAGTGCCAATGTGCTGGTGCACTCTGCCAATCGCAAAACAGTTTTTGCAAACTATTCTGGTCGCAAGCAGCTGATAAAAACACTGAGCTTGTGTACCGCGCTGGTGCTGCTCTTTTTGGCGTTGCTGCAGCCGCAGTGGGGCAAGAAAGAGCATACGGTAGTGCAAGAAGGCCGCGACTTACTTATGGTTTTGGACGTTTCGCGCAGTATGTTGGCACAAGACTTTAAGCCAAGCCGTCTTGAATTTGCCAAACTCAAAGTACGCAATTTGCTTGCTAAGCTTAACTTTGAGCGTGTTGGTCTCATTCTTTTTTCTGGTTCTGCGTTTATGCAGTGTCCGCTTACTATTGATCATGCGGCGTTTTTAATGTTTTTGGATCACGTTGATGCCGAAGTCATTTCGTCAGGCACCACCGCTATTGACGTAGCACTGCAAAAAGCAATGGAAGTTTACGCAAAGTCGACTGGGCGCAAAAATAAAAACGTGCTCTTGGTAACTGATGGTGAAGATTTTTCAACTAACCTTGCTGGTGTTAAAAGCAAAGCACTTGAACAAAATATTAGAGTTTTTGCGTTGGGTGTTGGTTCTACCGAGGGTGCTCCAATTCCAATTATCGATGCGCATGGCAATCAAGTTGGTCATGAAAAAGATGAAAAAGGCGGCATTGCGCTTTCTGCACTCAATGAAAAGCTCTTGCAACAAATTTGTATGCAGTTACATGGTTCGTACGTTAAAGCAAGTTATGATGATAGTGATATCGACGGTATTGCGCGCCAAATTCAGCAGCTTGAAAAAGAAAAATTTATGGATCAAAAAATATCACAGTACGAAGATCAGTACCCATGGCTGCTAGCAGGCGCTTGGCTGCTATTTTTACTTGAATGGCTTATTTGA
- a CDS encoding BatD family protein, which produces MVKEKKARSTIVNQLKKVHKYGVLLVLLFSAQFVHATTIKLEAPDLPVVNNMPTVNVGESFRLQVLVSHDRRDAEDVHVRGLGNLAVQGTSQMTNVSVVNNQMVAQKTYEYDVVADKKGVITVGPAVTHEHKKEILSNTLTINVVDLPVAQRQKGPDAHSAEKPNVYSQLEVSKKEIVVGEPLEVTLKIFMQGPIIEIGATPPTFKGFFVKELDKDYLRGKGSLGNQEYDVLRRRYVLVPMDKGVKHIEPVQVAYTFSEQNKGRQPRNSMFAERFFDDFFSRSRVTQQRIRSEELEINVTDLPPTTKRVDGVGVFTEFRATLDKEQAALNEPVVLKIELVGKGNVEQIADMRLSLPAGVKSYKSKTAVHDDVTPAAYNGSRKTFEYIVQVPFAGPVTIPAQHFVYFDTQSRTYKTMSTQPVSVTIAPGPDGAASAPTTQPQQERGKQSEKKADATSYDIHYIEEDAPIGNHDRAALPWWAFLLLLLILALLLKSSFFAAPFARLFRALFGVRLKRNALAKFEKELDSLVKKRRAVDLHRFFVDFLAAKYECDVHAINEEWIARQLGQDEWNKGKIDEFLHYLSECASLYFAAKKGVADAAKLLKNAKYWFLILHK; this is translated from the coding sequence ATGGTAAAAGAAAAAAAAGCCCGGAGTACAATAGTGAATCAGTTAAAAAAAGTACATAAATATGGCGTGCTGCTGGTGTTGCTTTTCTCAGCGCAGTTTGTGCACGCAACAACTATTAAGTTAGAAGCGCCCGATTTGCCGGTAGTAAACAACATGCCAACGGTCAATGTTGGTGAATCGTTTAGATTGCAGGTTTTAGTTTCGCATGATCGGCGCGATGCTGAAGATGTTCATGTGCGAGGTCTTGGCAACTTGGCGGTACAGGGCACCAGTCAAATGACCAACGTTTCAGTAGTCAACAATCAAATGGTTGCCCAAAAAACGTATGAGTACGATGTAGTTGCCGACAAAAAAGGGGTGATTACTGTTGGGCCTGCTGTGACGCATGAGCACAAAAAAGAAATACTTTCTAATACGCTTACTATCAACGTTGTTGATTTGCCTGTTGCGCAGCGCCAAAAAGGGCCTGACGCGCACAGTGCTGAAAAGCCAAATGTCTATTCTCAACTTGAGGTTTCAAAAAAAGAAATAGTTGTTGGCGAACCACTTGAGGTTACGCTCAAAATTTTTATGCAGGGACCAATTATAGAAATTGGGGCAACACCGCCAACGTTTAAAGGTTTTTTTGTTAAAGAGCTTGATAAAGATTATCTTCGCGGCAAAGGTTCGCTTGGCAATCAAGAGTACGATGTATTGCGTAGGCGTTATGTGTTGGTACCCATGGACAAAGGGGTTAAGCATATAGAGCCGGTACAAGTTGCTTACACCTTTTCTGAGCAAAATAAAGGGCGCCAGCCTCGCAACTCAATGTTTGCGGAGCGCTTTTTTGATGATTTCTTTTCTCGTTCTCGCGTAACGCAGCAGCGCATACGCTCTGAAGAACTCGAGATTAATGTCACTGATTTGCCGCCAACAACTAAACGAGTTGATGGTGTGGGCGTGTTTACTGAGTTTCGTGCAACATTGGACAAAGAACAGGCTGCACTTAATGAGCCAGTTGTACTCAAAATTGAGTTAGTTGGTAAAGGCAATGTTGAACAAATTGCCGACATGCGTCTTAGCTTGCCAGCTGGCGTTAAATCATACAAATCAAAAACTGCCGTGCATGACGATGTAACACCAGCGGCCTACAACGGCAGTCGCAAAACGTTTGAATATATTGTACAAGTTCCCTTCGCTGGTCCTGTTACTATTCCAGCGCAGCACTTTGTTTATTTTGATACGCAAAGCCGTACGTACAAAACAATGAGCACGCAGCCGGTTTCAGTTACCATTGCACCAGGCCCCGACGGTGCAGCCAGCGCACCAACAACACAGCCACAGCAAGAACGCGGTAAGCAGAGCGAAAAGAAGGCTGATGCCACGTCCTATGATATTCATTATATTGAAGAAGATGCGCCCATTGGGAATCATGACCGAGCGGCGTTGCCGTGGTGGGCCTTTTTATTGCTGCTGCTTATTCTTGCATTGTTGCTTAAAAGTTCTTTTTTTGCGGCACCTTTTGCACGTTTATTTCGTGCGCTCTTTGGTGTTCGGCTTAAGCGCAACGCGTTGGCAAAGTTTGAAAAAGAGTTAGATAGTTTAGTAAAAAAGAGACGGGCAGTTGATTTGCATCGTTTCTTTGTAGACTTTTTAGCTGCAAAATATGAGTGCGATGTGCATGCGATCAACGAAGAGTGGATTGCACGTCAGCTGGGCCAAGATGAATGGAATAAAGGTAAAATTGACGAGTTTTTACATTATTTAAGTGAATGTGCAAGTTTATATTTTGCTGCCAAAAAAGGCGTGGCTGATGCCGCAAAGCTTTTGAAAAATGCAAAATATTGGTTTCTCATTCTGCATAAGTGA
- a CDS encoding SH3 domain-containing protein — translation MRFTQLWLMSCVAIMLVGGHALGGTPHYHEQFLQANEQYKNKNFDAAFKLYEQIPNKSAAVLYNMGNCSYKMGNLGQALLLWRRAEKDWGIFNREELISNINLVKNQLGKRMPEKDEESPGLVRVKAVVASLKNPLTSLVRSLSLLWLQLFFLLIWVMLFVYARYFYRLRLRPVVVALYLLLAGAGGALALKYSMNWYTYGMVIVSKAELLSGPDQSYRVLGQLYEGQEGLIEKQTQDFYKVKVGKKIGWVRKELFEKI, via the coding sequence ATGAGATTTACGCAATTGTGGTTAATGAGTTGTGTGGCGATTATGCTTGTTGGTGGGCATGCTCTGGGCGGTACGCCGCATTATCATGAGCAATTTTTGCAAGCTAACGAGCAGTATAAAAATAAAAATTTTGATGCTGCGTTTAAGCTGTATGAACAAATTCCCAACAAAAGTGCAGCGGTGCTGTATAACATGGGCAACTGCTCGTATAAAATGGGCAATTTGGGGCAGGCCTTGCTGCTCTGGCGCCGGGCCGAAAAAGATTGGGGCATCTTTAACCGCGAAGAGCTAATCAGTAATATAAACCTGGTAAAAAACCAGTTGGGCAAGCGCATGCCCGAAAAAGATGAAGAATCGCCCGGTCTTGTCCGTGTTAAAGCAGTGGTGGCCAGCCTAAAAAATCCTCTGACTTCGCTGGTCCGTTCATTGTCGCTTTTGTGGCTCCAGTTGTTCTTTTTGCTTATATGGGTTATGCTTTTTGTATACGCACGGTACTTTTATCGCCTACGGCTGCGTCCGGTGGTGGTTGCCTTGTACTTGCTGCTGGCAGGTGCTGGTGGTGCTTTGGCCCTAAAATACAGCATGAATTGGTATACGTACGGTATGGTTATTGTTTCAAAAGCGGAGCTTTTGTCTGGACCAGACCAAAGTTATCGAGTGCTTGGGCAGCTGTATGAAGGTCAAGAAGGGCTGATAGAAAAGCAGACACAAGACTTTTATAAAGTGAAAGTAGGCAAAAAAATAGGCTGGGTACGTAAAGAGTTATTCGAAAAAATTTAG
- a CDS encoding glycine zipper 2TM domain-containing protein, giving the protein MNKIMIIIQRFLLLGLIVVLAGCGKHEASGGALGAVSGAVVGNAVSGGRSKGVGTLVGAALGNMLGREVGKSADKQEEDDKLERRIVIQEQRLQEARLTRMRLENERLRCQVKNWCANCCIRVTLCDAQRCPDCGDRLVREKCCKRCAGTFEAHSRYRYCPYCPDRVILSYR; this is encoded by the coding sequence ATGAATAAAATAATGATCATCATTCAACGTTTTCTTTTGTTAGGGCTGATTGTAGTTTTGGCCGGTTGTGGCAAGCACGAAGCTTCTGGTGGGGCTCTTGGCGCCGTTTCTGGCGCTGTAGTTGGTAATGCTGTTTCTGGGGGACGCAGCAAGGGCGTTGGTACTCTTGTTGGCGCCGCTCTTGGTAATATGCTGGGCCGCGAAGTGGGTAAATCAGCCGACAAGCAAGAAGAAGATGACAAGCTTGAGCGTCGCATAGTTATTCAGGAACAGCGTTTGCAAGAAGCACGGCTTACCCGCATGCGTCTTGAAAACGAGCGTTTACGATGCCAAGTAAAAAACTGGTGTGCTAACTGCTGCATCAGAGTTACCTTGTGCGATGCACAGCGTTGTCCAGATTGTGGTGATCGCCTGGTCCGTGAAAAGTGCTGTAAGCGGTGTGCTGGCACGTTTGAGGCCCATTCGCGTTATCGCTATTGCCCGTACTGCCCGGACCGCGTGATATTGAGTTACCGGTAA